One region of Gemmatimonadaceae bacterium genomic DNA includes:
- the rplO gene encoding 50S ribosomal protein L15, translating into MGLYNLSPAPGSTKNRKRLGRGPGSGTGKTSGKGTKGIKARAGHHGPGGGKPHFEGGQMPITRRLPKRGFTNPFRVESQLVRLDDLESISGDITRESLAEAGVIRANKGPVKVLANGAITKAIAVRGLKVSAGAREKIVAAGGRVEE; encoded by the coding sequence ATCGGCCTCTACAATCTTTCGCCGGCGCCGGGTTCCACGAAGAACCGCAAGCGTCTGGGCCGCGGCCCGGGTTCGGGCACCGGTAAGACGTCGGGCAAAGGCACGAAGGGCATCAAGGCGCGCGCGGGACACCACGGTCCGGGCGGCGGCAAGCCACATTTCGAGGGTGGCCAGATGCCGATCACTCGCCGTCTGCCGAAGCGCGGCTTCACGAATCCATTCCGCGTGGAGTCGCAGCTCGTGCGCCTCGACGACTTGGAGTCGATCAGCGGTGACATCACGCGCGAATCGCTCGCCGAGGCGGGTGTGATCCGCGCGAACAAGGGCCCGGTGAAGGTGCTGGCGAACGGTGCGATCACGAAGGCGATCGCGGTGCGCGGGCTCAAGGTGAGCGCGGGCGCTCGCGAAAAGATCGTCGCGGCCGGGGGCCGCGTCGAGGAGTAA